The Castanea sativa cultivar Marrone di Chiusa Pesio chromosome 4, ASM4071231v1 sequence AAATTCTTGGCCCATTATGTAAGCAAAAAAGGAATAAGAGATAACCTTATGTGTGACGTGAAGTTGCTTGAGATAATTAAATATGAGATCTTCACATGtcttagtaaaaaaaatccaccCAGTAAATCGCATGTTTTCCCCCCATAATTATCTCAAGGATTATACAAAACCAAACATAACTCAACACTTTCTTTTTCACATgtcttaaataaaattttgaatagatTTGAGCTTTAAAAGAATATTGAGACTTTGGCTGctgcttccttttttttattaaggttccgTTTGGGAGTTTATAAGGGAAGGGAATGGAATTGAATGATTATAAGGGAAtagaaaggaatggaatggaatggaatgaaatgtatttaagtaagggaaaggaatggaaaagaatggaatggaatggaattaagtaaccttgattagatgttttaaaataaaggaatggaaatgaatgaaaatgaatggaatgtaagtaatcttatttggaagtgacatggagggaatggaattgaatcattttatgacaatattactattaaacccttattttaaaataaatggttgaatatatatgagtattttgggagttttagtaaaaaattcattaaatctaattccattccctcccattcctcCAAATTTCGGGGggaataaaaatttgaggttttaagggaatagaaaggaatgagtgttccctcctacccattccattccctcccacttaaactcccaaacaagggaatggactttccatttcctccattaaaactcccaaacaagggaagggaagaatattctaaaattattcttttcattcctttccattccattccattcactcctcccaaacgaggcctaAGAAAACAGGTTAGAAAGAGACTTTGGCCCTTTGCCCCTGCGCCTTCGTTAAATGGCAAAAGCCTCATCTACGATTTAgcattatatataaatatatacatgaaAAGATAGGAACATTGTCATTGtcattataaaaatgttgtacaaagtacaaatataaaacatgaaaatgtccaaaattttctaaatatggTCCGCTCATGTAACTTTCGGTCTTTCACTTTGATCATAACCTATTCGTGAACTATTAATTCATCGGCATATTTTTAATATGATAGtcacttcacaaatataaataatagtaatatataaTAGGGTAACAACAATATAaacgaaggaaaaaaagaagaagaagattacaCTTTCACCACCAACCCTAAACTAATTCAAAGCCGCCACAAGGCCCACAATTGACAACTCTATCTTCTTGGCACTCCAAGACTTGAGTCAGTGACAAATCCATAAGGTAACATagaaaaaatttcatatatataaagaaaaaaatttagacccATTCTCTATGCAACTTTGCCACATCCTTAGTTGGCAActcgtggaaaaaaaaattgtgaatttatgcaaaaaaatctaataataaaaataaattcataatttctgCTATAATTTTTTCTTGACTAATTTTAAATAGTAGACAAAAATGGTTGATCAATGTAAAAGTGAGAGACAACTAATTTGGGAtgtcaattcgggttagcgtgtagggttcgtgtcgtgtcgaggtaggggtatttgactaaatggctcaaccctaacccgactcatttaataatcgtgttaTGATCCTTCAACTCTAACTTGACTTgttaataaggcgggttgacctgacccaacctATTTGAAacgcttaataaacgagtcgtgTTGGGTTGACATGAATGTAACACAACTCATTTCAActtgcataatattaaatataacatctatctaaaaataattttttttcatcccaaaaagtagtgcatacacttcaagtcttcaacttacattcaaaataatatagttcaacaaaaatataacattcatttagaaataagttctttacactccaaaagaagtgtatacacttcaacccaaattcaaaataacaacgtttaacaaaaataaaataacataattcaacaaaaatataatatccttggAACTAGTCAAATGctaagtatcaatattgaaagaatttgAGCAAACAATAGACTAATCCTGACTATGACCACGATTATCATCTATAGATTTTTTGTTGATGTCCAAATTCATAACATCTTCCACAAGCTCATCCAATTTCATTTGCGCAAgttctatgccaaaaaaaaaaagtattaatagTTCTAGGGTCTGTAAGGTTTCgatttccaattatatcccttgtaaatttttgcaattacttacttttctttttaaatttaaaatatatgttggatataaaatgtatttgacaaatctaaaataaaaaaatatttatttgttatacgagttaaacgggttgtgttaagtgggtcattttgggttgacacaaataaattggcgtgtcaaacgtgtctattgcgAGTTACGCGGGTTGGCCCgcttatgacacgtttcttaTCGTGTCGTTTTTGGGTTGacccgtttatgacccaaacccattaagacCCAATCCTAACCCGAAAAAACCCGTGTCGGGTTCTTGTCGTGTTCGTGGGTTAGGttgaacattgacacccctacaactaatcacaatatgtcaCGTAGAAAAGTTGTGGATTTACTTGTGattctaaaactaaaataacTATATGCCTAATAGTAACAAACAACCAGCATAGTATGctctattgtaaaaattttgggGTCCTAAAATTACTCAAAAACATACATTTTGCCGCGCACTTTGAGATAACTTACACATTTgtaattagataaaataaaaaataaataaaggattacaacctcacaacactcccttgCTCAGTTGCAGTAAGTGTGAGCCATGGAGAAAAAGTGGTGAGGTTACATGAAAGGTTTATTACTTACTGTCTTACACATCAGAGTAGACTCTTTTATATTAGAACAAGATTTATGTACAATACTTAGGTGTTATTAtgtaggttttctttttaagattctgaCAATAgttaaaagtatattttttaattaagcaactacataattaaattttaagagaTGAACATAAAGAACAGTACAatacctaaattttgtcatttttatcttttatataaaaaacaaaacttaggtatagtaaCCGTTTTTAAGATTCTAGTACTAAGATTCACTGctacttaataaaataacaGAACCTTAAAAGCAGCGAGGATCCTTAAAATGTATATTCTTATGATACACCCCCATCACCCAATGTCATAAACCCCCACTCTCTCCTTCAGGGCTTaacatatctctctctttctctctctctctaacccaTGGCCGCCGTTTTCTCAACGCCCAAGTTCTCCCCCACACCCACAGCTTCCGTTTCCCCACTAAACCCCATAACtccacaccaccaccactctCCTCTTCATTTCTCCCCAAAACACTCATTCCctttcaccttaaaaaaaaaaaccgccaTCTCCTGTTCCCACCCCCAACAGACCCCATCAAActccacacccacacccacaccttCCCCCCGCCGCCGCCCCAATTACATCCCCAACCGCATCTCGGACCCCAACTACGTCCGCATCTTCGACACCACTCTCCGCGACGGCGAGCAATCCCCCGGCGCCTCTCTAACCTCCAAGGAAAAACTCGACATTGCCAGGCAGCTCGCCAAGCTCGGCGTCGACATCATCGAGGCCGGCTTCCCCGCCGCCTCCAACGACGATTTCGAGGCCGTGAAGACCATTGCCAAGGAGGTTGGCAATGCTGTCGATGCCGACGGGTACGTTCCGGTCATCTGTGGCCTCTCTCGCTGCAATGAGAAAGATATTCGGAGAGCCTGGGAAGCTGTCAAGTACGCCAAACGACCCAGGATTCATACCTTCATTGCCACTAGTGCTATTCACATGGAATTCAAGTTGAGGAAGACTAAAGAACAGGTCATTGAGATTGCAAGGAGTATGGTGAGTTTTGCAAGGAGCTTGGGCTGTGATGACGTCGAGTTTAGCCCCGAAGATGCTGGGAGGTTTGCTTTTCACCTTGCTTTTTTAGTTTTCTGAAATGGGTTTgtgaaaaaaagtgaaattttaaatGCTAAGATTCGTGTTTATGACTAATTCTATAAGATATTGACTAATTGGTAATATAGATAAATGTGATAAAGTAGGGACTTGTTCTGCattgttgtaaaattttcaaatgggcAACTTTTGTACTTATTTTGATGGAAATGGAAAACCATTTTCAATTAATGGTTGGTATTGGGGCAAAAAGAGTAGAACAGtataattgaaaaatgagtatGTTGTTTTTTCTTGGGACACTCCTATCAAGTTTAACTGTTCAATCGCTTAGCTTGACTTTGTTTTCTTCACTTTCTCCACATGTTAGTTTATTGTGAATAAAAAGAAAGGTTGTACTTAGTGCACAAGACTCCCACTTTTGCATGATCTGGGAGAGGTGATTGGTAGGCAATTGTGAATGGCCTAGCTAAGAAAAAATGTTCATTGTGAATGATTTTCATTTTGTACATGAGAGGTTTCCTGATTTCtcatttgttattgttttattgaGAACTCTGATAGAGTTATTGATGTGTTGCTGTTTGTTGTGCTTTATTCTCAATAAGATTATAGACTTCTagcaaaccaaaaaaagagaaaaaggaaaaaaccctATTCTCAATGATGATTGTTCTCTATAGTTGGTCAttggctcttttttttattgcctAAATACACTGTTGGTCCTTAAATTTTAGGCTGTTTAGCCCATGAGTGATTTTAGTCCCTATCAAACTTAAAGTGATTGCTTTTAGTCCCTCACACGATGTGGCATAACTGATGCGTCATCATTCCataaggactaaaagtgatcACTTTAAGTTTGCAAGGACTAAATCCAATCACTTTAAGTTTTTTAGGGACTGAAAATGATAACTTTAAATCTGTTAGGGACTAAAAGAGATTACTTTAAACTTCAAGGACTAAAATCGCTCATgggctaaattttaggaactAACAACATATTTTGGCCTTTATTCTTCATTAGATTAGAAAACCTAAcaatcttttgtttctttgaatCTACCAGATCTGATAAGGAGTTCCTTTATGAAATATTGGGTGAAGTTATAAAGGCTGGTGCGACAACTCTAAACATACCTGACACTGTGGGCATTACTGTGCCAACTGAATTTGGGAAATTGATTTCTGATATAAAGGCCAATACCCCTGGAATCGAAAATGTTATTATTTCAACTCACTGCCAAAATGATCTTGGGCTTTCTACTGCTAACACTGTATCGGTATGtccatcttttcttttgctCTGTTTATTCatcggggaaaaaaaaattgcactcattttttgtttcatctGTACAGGGGGCATGTGCTGGTGCGAGGCAGCTGGAAGTGACAATCAATGGCATTGGTGAAAGAGCTGGGAATGCTTCACTAGAGGAGGTGAGTACTGAATCATGTGAGGTTCTGCAGAAAATGAATATCTAATTCTATGTTGCATGGATACTTGTAACAGGGAGGCACATAAACTTATCCAATACTCCTAGCTAGATATATGATATTTAGAATTGTGCATATTTAACTAGAGATTAAGATTATATCTGTAGCTGAATATATAAACTGGATTCAAGatactttgtttttattggtaagttacacttGCAAATGGTGGGCATTGAAGCCATGACCTCACCCTCAACCTTGCTCTTACAATGGAAGGAGGTGTCATTTGAGTTAGAGTTCATTAGCTAAATTTTGACTAACTTTTAAATTAGGTGTTCTTGaatgataaaattattattgCAAAGAACTATAGAATAtcaaaaatttttacaaaaaattgacatgcatatgaaacattgtatttatttattggtgtgTCCTCTTGCCACATATGTATAATCTCTTTCCATATCCTGAATTTGTTTCTATACTTCCTATTTGTGAATGCTGTTACAAATAATTTATGAGAACATGATTTTTGTCGTACGCTAACCTAACACCAAATTATAATTGGTCATTAAATGAGGTCACTTTCATTCCCGTTAAAAAGGCCTTGCATATGAGCATTAGCGTCTCCCATTGCGGCCTTAAGTAATTACTATCCTTCAGATGCCTCCAATATTATTATGGTGTGCCATAGAACATATGCTACTCACATATGTCTGAAGATATTATAGGGACTTACAAGGCTTCTGGGCATCCATATTCACTTAGATCAATGTCAtcaaaaagtaattcaaaatcaaatgcaTCTTGTTTCTGATCCTGATTTCTGTATGTCCATGTTtataagtctctctctctctcccccttgTTCTTCAAAAAATTCTCACTAATTAAAGTATACAAGCATTTTGGATGCCGTTGTCAGTTAGAAATTTGATGCTGGAGATTTTAAGATCAAtgaagaaaagaaggcccattagttcattgttttttatttatctaatttttgttttatttatcattatgtCATTAGTATTTTAAAAGGTCATATGACTTTTAATGAAGTTGGTTTGTTAGGATTAACTTGTTCTATGTAAGATAAAGGGTTAGGATACTAGGGTTACTAAAGGCTATCATAAATAGCCTCTTTTGAGTCATTGTAGGAAACCTCTTCTTATTTGtgatttgaatatttgttgaGCTCTCTGAGcctagaaattgatatttgattgttccaacttcaatcttattatctttttctttgctttaatCTTGTTTGTTGTTGGAATTTCTCTTTGAAGCCTTCTCCTACACTAGATCTAGGTTCTCCTCACCAtcatcaagtggtatcagagtgaaATATTCTAGATCTAAGCCACATAATTTAGATTAGAGTCTAAGGTTGCAACTTTTTAGCTATGGTCAGTCATGGTAGTGGTCTTGGGGGTAGACAAAATCAAGACCAACAGACGAAGATGGATGAGATAAGGTgtatgattgaaaatttttcgTGAGTTGTACAAGTTCTTTAGCAACGAGAACCGGTGGGAACCAGTACAGAGATTCCAAAAGGTGACTGCACAGACCAGAAGTTAGTCTCAAGGATgagaatgataataaaaaatgaaagctCCTTTCATGATGTTGGAACCATAgaacatttaaaataaataaataaaacttcattgaagaaaagagagagtaacACTAAGAACCAAAGCACACAGGCAGTGTGCTAAGGATCAGCAAAAAACAAACTACAAAACATGAAAATTACAACAATCAAGCAAATTAgctaaagaaacaaaattaaaaggcCCTGAGGCATTTGTCCACTCAAATAAAGTCTGGAGGAAAAGTAGCTTCAAGTTATAGATTGATCTCTCATTTCCTTCAAACGTACAAGCATTCCGTTCCTGCCAGATAACCCACGAGACAATGAGGGATCATGGCCCAAATCGCTACAGATCTATGCTTGTTGAACTTACTAGGCCAGCTAGCTAAAAGATCCACAACCCCAGTTAAAATCCTCAAATTATCCACAGTTAAAATCCTCCCCAATGCAGCTGACCAAAGGAAGAAACTAACCTTTATTGGTACTTTTGGCTTCCATATGGTATTCCAAGGAAAAGAGTGTTGGGTATTAGAATGTAGGACCCTATAATAGgatgaaacataaaaaatctGCTTGAAAGAAGGTTTCAAATAGAGCTGATCCGCTGCATTACTTCTCATCAAACCAGAATATATCAAATCTAAGAAGGTTGCAATCAATTCCAACTCCCAATCTTGTGCTGGACGAACAAAACTGACATTCTACTGATAACTATCCCTTGAGGGAGACAACAATTATGCCACTGAAGCATCCTTGTTACAAGCAATGCTATACAATTCTGGGAGGTTATCCTTTAAAGAGAAGCCCCCATACATTCTTTTCCAATTGGCCAAGCGTCTCTCCATTTTCTCAAGCATGCCATTCCATATAATAGTTGCTTTAAAAGTGGAGCCGAGAGGGAGAACCATATATGGGAGGATCAGTTAATGTGTGCACTTGAATTAAAGGATGAAACTTTTGAAGTAGTTTGTGGCGTAGATTGGGATTCTCCACTAATTTATGAAGACTATCATGAAGAGTATAATCCAGGAGACAAGATTTGGCTTCATGAAGATagaaggtcttttttttttttttttctttctttctttttcttttttttaaagtaaaaattttattagaaaaggaaaaggaaagacaAAGGATATAGACTAGCCCAATTCAAAGAATAGAACTCAAAAGGAAAGAGAATCAATAAAATTAACCAAAGGCATTGAGGGGGTGCCACCCAGAGCATACATCCAATCAAACAATGTCTGCAAAATGAGCTCATTGACGATATAGGCAGGAAATTTGATGCCATCAAAGACCTGTCTCTTTCTTTCAAACCACATACATGACGCACAAGGCTCACCACTCCTTGGCTCCTCTATGGCATTGAAACTGACCTCCCAACATTCCAACAGTCCAAACACACAATTTGGTAACTTTTCTGATCTTAGTGTAGAATGGACCTTGATATGTTTTCTGTCTCCATGTATGCCATCTTGCATTCTTTATTAGCAAATGAAACCAAGCTGTATAAGATTATGCAGACTTGTTATGGTTTCTAACCAGGTCTTGTTTTTGGCATCTTTCATCCTTTTAAAATAAGATTATGCAGACAGAAGTGGAACTCCCCATCCCCCcacctttttttaatttgtttaggAAAGGTTTCAATTATTAGGTTGTGGCTTCATGAAAGAATTTTTCATAGCTAATTTCTTCATATTCTTCTATATTGTTTCATTGTTTTCTTTGCCATTGATTACCCTTTTGTTGTTTAAAGTGCTCTAACATACTTTTGAAATATGCAGGTTGTAATGATCTTAAAATGCCATGAAGGGGATGTCTTGGGAGGTCTTTATACTGGAATTAATCCACGGCACATTTATATGACAAGCAAGATGGTAATTTCTTCGCTGTACAAATTACACCTATTTTTTCATTGTTGGTTGAATGCACTTTTGATACTCAAGGCATAATTGTTTAGGTTGAGGAGTACACTGGGTTGCATGTGCAGCCACACAAAGCTATTGTTGGTCCTAATGCTTTTGCTCATGAAAGTGGTATCCATCAGGTACTTATCACTTATTATCTCTGTGACTGCACCCTATCTGTTATAGCTCATTTTGAAGAGTTGGTAGGAAGTGGCTAGAAAAGCAAATCTATTATCTATCAAGGTTTGCACatgattggaaaaaaaaaatgatttagaaATCTGAAGcactttactttttatattgaacAACTGAAATAGAATTTATGAGGAGGCCTCTTTATGgctttctgtttttatttttatttttatttttatttttaaggaggGGCGTTAGAGGTTGATATAGTTATAGGAGGACTAGCTTTGGGGGGTTAGTAGTCATCTATGAAGCACCAACGTGGCATTTCGGCTGCCGAACCCGTGTCTGACGCGGGGTGCGGTGGGCGACGCCACTGCCCGCGCGTCGGTGTTGTGTcggaattatttttatttttatttttttgtttctggaCTCGCGCTGATTCGGCTCCGACATGCACCGAACAGggccgattcgggccgaatcggaTCGTATCGGCTGAATATTAGTACTAAAATAAATACCGTTTTACGTTTTAAACGATTTTTGCTGAATGAAATGATCCCGTGGTAGAAGTCACCAAC is a genomic window containing:
- the LOC142630743 gene encoding 2-isopropylmalate synthase 1, chloroplastic-like gives rise to the protein MAAVFSTPKFSPTPTASVSPLNPITPHHHHSPLHFSPKHSFPFTLKKKTAISCSHPQQTPSNSTPTPTPSPRRRPNYIPNRISDPNYVRIFDTTLRDGEQSPGASLTSKEKLDIARQLAKLGVDIIEAGFPAASNDDFEAVKTIAKEVGNAVDADGYVPVICGLSRCNEKDIRRAWEAVKYAKRPRIHTFIATSAIHMEFKLRKTKEQVIEIARSMVSFARSLGCDDVEFSPEDAGRSDKEFLYEILGEVIKAGATTLNIPDTVGITVPTEFGKLISDIKANTPGIENVIISTHCQNDLGLSTANTVSGACAGARQLEVTINGIGERAGNASLEEVVMILKCHEGDVLGGLYTGINPRHIYMTSKMVEEYTGLHVQPHKAIVGPNAFAHESGIHQDGMLKHKGTYEIIAPEDIGYERSNEAGIVLGKLSGRHALRKRLEELGYELDNEQLENIFWRFKAVADQKKRVTDADLRALVSDEVFQPEVVWKLHDLQVTCGTLGLSTATVKLIDADGTEHVACSVGTGPVDSAYKAVDLIVKEPVTLLEYSMSAVTEGIDAIATTRVLIRGENSHTSTHAYTGETVHRTFSGIGAGMDIVVSSVKAYIGALNKMLGFKEEPPVKTPAKTTNVSV